The window tgtgatctatatgtgtgtgtgtgtgtgtgtgatctatatgtgtgtgtgtgtgtgtgtgtgggtgtgtgggtgtgtatgtgtgtgtgtgtgtgtgtgtgtgtgtgtgatctatatgtgtgtgtgtgtgtgggtgtgggtgtgtgtgggtgtttgtgtgtgtgtgtgtgtgggtgtgtgtgtgtgtgtgtgatctatatgtgtgtgtgtgtgtgtgtgtgtgtgtgtgtgtgtgtgtgtgtgtgtgtgatctatatgtgtgtgttaccctctGGGTCTCCGTTTAGTTCTCtggatgggggaggggagggagataCATGGCGAGAGGAGATCTGCaaaggaggaaagaaaagagtgaacacacacacactcgcgcacacactcgcgcgcacacacacacatgcactcacacacacacatgcacgcacacacacactcacatatactcacacacacacgcacacacacacacacacacatgcacacgcacgcatgtggACATACGCatgcctgtgcacacacacgcacgcacgcacagcatGCAAAACcttaaacaaatgcatacagTGCAGGCAtgtcctcacacacatatagatctcacatgcgcacacaccttCAGGCTGCGCTGACTCCCTGGACTGGTTGGGGTCTTCGATGATCTCAGCGTCGGTGACTGTCGTCCTGGCACCTCACCGCCTGGAGGAAAGAAATGAACAGCAATCCTAAACCAAGACAGTAACAACTGCAGTACAACTctgacattttcttcttctttgcgCCCAACAGGGTAGTTGTTGGTggttttagtgtttgtgtaCGGTGTTTATGCACGTAAGGAATCTtctgtatgtgtaagtgtgtgtgtacctgatacagGTGACTTGGACCTGGGCACTCCAGGGCTTCTGGGTCCAGTGGCCTTAACAGGGGCAGATGACCGGGATGATTTCATCTTACACTCTAAGACAGATGCAAAGAccaaaatcaaaacagaaacaaaaaaacggAAATCCAAACTGCCTGCCTGATGGTTCTATGGTGTTATACAAACTAATACACAAGGATCTCTatggtgtgcatgcgtgtgtgtgtgtgttttgtggagtGTTTGGCCCGTCACCATTAACAAACGCGACAGCAGTGGCTTTTCCTGCGTGTCCGATTGCGGCATCATCCTGGGCATAACGGAACTTCTCAGGGCCGCACGCGATGAATACATCGTCGTCGCCGAAGAAGTCCTGAAGGCTTGTGAGCTACAGCgagacagaaggagaaggtCAGAATCATGAACGGCAGAATTCTGCCGTGGAGATCTTATCATACCAAACCCTCCCAGTCAGCAACTTTTAGACTGTTGTTTAAATCTGATAATTGTGGGTAATGCCCTGCATTTTTCCAAACTGATTTGATAACGTTTTGTAATTTACGCTTTCAGGAGCGATGCATTGTCAGCTCACCATTGGGGCATATAGAGGACTACCTCTGATTTGTGTCAGGATGGTGTTAAAATGTGCTGAAATTGTGAAatgcacacttcacacactcacacatatgatACTCAGGACAGCTGTTAATATATATGCTGAGCTTAGCAAAGAGCAGTGTTTAATTTCAGAGAGTCACTGGGAGGTTTAGTCTGCTGTTTCTTTCAGAAAATGGCAATGTCATTGATTAAGTACAggagtgcacatgcatgtgtgcacacacacacacacacacgtacacacttcTGTCTCAGCAAGAACAAGTGAGTCTTTCAAGGATTCCCCTCTTTTTCTGCAGTAGAAAATGTGTGGCATACAAATGAACACTGGACTTCTCCTCTCACGCAcgcgtgcgcatacacacaccacctagTGTGGTTGCTCCCTTGGCTGAGGCATTCAGAGAGTTCActcaggagaagaggagaggagaaaggttaccatggcaaccgGCCCTCAGCCAGGAGCTCTGTTTGCAGAACTGGGATTTTCCtgctcaatacacacacacccacacagacacacacacacccaccccccaccccccaccccctgcttaCTAAGCAGTCACACTATAGTTTATGATGCATTTCCTCTACAGTTTGCTAGGGCACACTGTcccacacatgcagaaacagaGGAGGACATGTGTCAGGGTACCGTGGCAGGTCGGGGTCTCTGAGCGCTGAGGGCAGATGCTACTCAGCAGGCTGGACTTCTAATCAGCCCATTCCTGCCTCATAAGTGCAAACACAGGCCTGCTTCCTTGATCAAAGCTTCAACACTCAAGAGCAGCATACAAGAACGAGAAGGATGCTAATAAAGTGACGAGCTACGTGCACATATTGTGAACAGATGAACCAAATGCTTAGTGGAAAACAAGACAAGCAAAGCCATTTCTTACGCACAGTGCCATTTTCTCCGGTTCTAATGTTCTGTATGTTCTAAGATTCCATAAAAATAAACTCGGTCTCATATCCGATTGCAGGGTTCGTATACCAGTGTGTGGACACCTCTGTGTCAACTGATCTGACATCCCGTCTGGCTGTTCCCATTACTAAAGTCTCAGTGAAAGGACAGGCGAGGCCAGAGAGATGTGGGAGCGTTGGAAGCTGGAGCTCAGGTTTATCTACAATGCACATGTGACCGTGTCCTCTCCTTTACGTAGATAGTGACAGTATTCTAAAGAAGAGGCTCTGCAGTTTGATAAAGGAAACTAATTACATATCTGGAAACGAATGACATATCGTGGGGGGGAGTCTGACTGCAAGTCATGCAACAGGAACCATTTAACGTGAGCTTGTCACTAATGTCAGTTCTGAGCAATATTAGCGCAGTCATGTGAATTGATGAGTAAAATAACAGGTTGGTATTGACTTACCAAAAGGGAATGTGCCAGTGTGGGCAAAGAGTGAAGAATGGTTCCACACTACAAAAGTGGTTACATAGCATTGACTAGTACACACACATCTTACCTGACCTGTGAAATCATTCTTATGCCCCATATACGATCAGAAAATGCCCCCACAgagcaaagcacacacacacacacacacacacacacacacacacacacacacacacacacacacacacacacacacacacacacacacacctgcttgcCATCCAGAGTGTACAGCTTCTTCACAGCTCCAGAGTCGAGCTTAATGGCCTCGGTGATATCAGCGAGCACCTGCTCAAAAGAGTGCGCCGTCTTCTTGTTCAGCAGTACCCTGACGGCCTTGCGCGGCTTCACTCCGCTCCGGATCACCGTCACCAGCTTGGGCTTGATGAAACCTTTGCTTTCCCTACCTTCGGCAGCTACCTGCTGGACTCCGCTCGAACCCTGCCGCCCCACCCCGACTCCGCCCCCTGGACCCGCCCCCAGTACCACTCCAGCCATTCGGGAACCCCAGTTAGGGTTCACGTTCTTGGTGTAGTCCACCTTCCTGAAAGGCTCATTGGATGCGCAGACGTAGCTCTCACCTGCAGGAGACGAGGGCTCAGTGTTACACGCGTAACTTTTATAGTCAAGCCTAATGAGTAGGTCGGCGATGAAAATTTATGACTTCACAAATTCTGTTACTTTGTCAACATGACTTTATTTGAAGCaactatattttaatgtaaattccTTTTAAAAAACTATTCATGCGTCAATAGGAAGTCATTGTCTCAGGCAGTTCATATGTTTGTGCTCTAGCTGTCACAATATTTTGGAGGCTAttgtttcaaataaacatgGATAATGAATAATCGTGGACTAAAATTTCTTTTCAATTGAGAACCCATACTCTCAGTGTGATATCTGCACACAGTAATAAACCATTACACAGGTGAATCAAACAGTTTCTAGTAGGAAAAAAAGCACTAGCTCTGAAAcgttaaaatacaattttacatcTAGTTTTTCCAgttgatctcagatcagctctTCCGGTGTTGTTGTTTCTATTGGAATTGGTTTCCTTGTTAATAGGGAAATACGATGCGTCTTGGAAAACGGATTCTCTGTATTGATCTCAGGGCTATTGCGGTTCTACACCACTACAAGCACTTCAGATTTACGCTCCCAGGATAATTATCGAAAGCAAACGGACAGGACGAGTGTGTGCACACTTTATCTGGAAGACGGAAGGAGAGTCGCTTTAAGTTGAATTTCTGCAAATCGAAGCACTTACAGGATTCCGGCAAAGGAAAGCGCGCGCTGAAGCGGAGAGAGCGCGTGAGGGGCAGGAGAACACGAGACGGGAGACAAAGCGGGatgaatgtgtgaaatgttAAGGGGGAACGGTGTAGTGTGAAATGAAATACGTCAAAATTGCATAAAAGGTATTTAAAAACGCGCTAATTGCATTAAAACATACTTAAAGAGCTAGATGGCGTTAATTCAACGATGCGGCATTACGACAAGAaattagaaaatgaatgaaattatgAAATGGGGTTTGGCGACAATCTGTTCCTCTCTTATACTTGGAATGAACCTCAACGCTCTTTTGCTCTTTGTATCTGCGGAGATGAACCGAACTGTTTTATCACGGCTGAGGGGGCAAGTATAGTTTTATAGCGGAGCGCTAAAGTCGCTCACATCTTATACATATAAtttcttttcacattttataaaatgaatcTTCTCATTCGTTGTAAAGGATTTATTTGACTAGAATGCGACCACTAGCGTCACGTATGGCTCCGCCCTCCCAGTATTACCGGAGTAGACTTGCTACGATCAGCGAATTTAACCGGTGGGGTTTTCTGTTGGGCTCGCCGTGTGTCTGTATGCGCACAAGCGCGTTTGTGTGTTCACTAATCTGCAATGTGCGTGATTTAAAATCGTACATCCCTTAACTCCGGGTGGATTCATGCACTTTAGCTGGTGAGACACGTGTTCGCTTTTGCTCCTTGTCTTACCTTCTACAAGATCGTCCAAGCTTGCAACCTTCTTTGCGCCATCGACAGTGTAGATATTGCGCACACCTTGTGGAAGGTGCAGGTTGTCCGCCAGCGAGCGGGTTAGCTCCGCGAGTAGTGCGTCCAGCGACCTGAAACGATCATTTGATACCGCGTAAACGAGCCCTTTGAAATACCGGTCTCCATTTCGGTAGAAGCGGACCTTCTTGGCCCGTTTCTCAGAGCTCAGTGCCTGGAGCGTACGGGTCCGGTAGAAGCTGCAGTTTGCGCTATGAGCCGGGCTCGGGACCAGGCTGCTCGCACGGGAGCCGGACGGCGACCCCGAACCGGTGGCGCGCGTGGAACGATGCGCCTTATCCCGTTCGTCGAA is drawn from Electrophorus electricus isolate fEleEle1 chromosome 22, fEleEle1.pri, whole genome shotgun sequence and contains these coding sequences:
- the LOC113570286 gene encoding serine/threonine-protein kinase DCLK2-like isoform X2; this encodes MSLSRSIELEHFDERDKAHRSTRATGSGSPSGSRASSLVPSPAHSANCSFYRTRTLQALSSEKRAKKVRFYRNGDRYFKGLVYAVSNDRFRSLDALLAELTRSLADNLHLPQGVRNIYTVDGAKKVASLDDLVEGESYVCASNEPFRKVDYTKNVNPNWGSRMAGVVLGAGPGGGVGVGRQGSSGVQQVAAEGRESKGFIKPKLVTVIRSGVKPRKAVRVLLNKKTAHSFEQVLADITEAIKLDSGAVKKLYTLDGKQLTSLQDFFGDDDVFIACGPEKFRYAQDDAAIGHAGKATAVAFVNECKMKSSRSSAPVKATGPRSPGVPRSKSPVSGGEVPGRQSPTLRSSKTPTSPGSQRSLKISSRHVSPSPPPSRELNGDPEVNGNKEQSSIIAEKYKVGKVIGDGNFAVVKECVERATGQEYALKIIDKAKCSGKEHLIANEVAILRRVRHPSIILLIEEVDTPTELYLVMELIKGGDLFDAITSSTKYTERDASAMVYNLTGALKYLHRMSIVHRDIKPENLLVCEYPDGTKSLKLGDFGLATVVEGPLYTVCGTPTYVAPEIIAETGYGLKVDIWAAGVITYILLCGFPPFRSERNQQEELFEQILLGRLEFPSPYWDNISASAKDLIGKMLQVNVSTRYTAEEVLSHPWVLDDAILENMMSETSGAVEAEHVHDSTVAEAQMDQAQGNEQSSR
- the LOC113570286 gene encoding serine/threonine-protein kinase DCLK2-like isoform X1, with the protein product MSLSRSIELEHFDERDKAHRSTRATGSGSPSGSRASSLVPSPAHSANCSFYRTRTLQALSSEKRAKKVRFYRNGDRYFKGLVYAVSNDRFRSLDALLAELTRSLADNLHLPQGVRNIYTVDGAKKVASLDDLVEGESYVCASNEPFRKVDYTKNVNPNWGSRMAGVVLGAGPGGGVGVGRQGSSGVQQVAAEGRESKGFIKPKLVTVIRSGVKPRKAVRVLLNKKTAHSFEQVLADITEAIKLDSGAVKKLYTLDGKQLTSLQDFFGDDDVFIACGPEKFRYAQDDAAIGHAGKATAVAFVNECKMKSSRSSAPVKATGPRSPGVPRSKSPVSGGEVPGRQSPTLRSSKTPTSPGSQRSLKISSRHVSPSPPPSRELNGDPEVNGNKEQSSIIAEKYKVGKVIGDGNFAVVKECVERATGQEYALKIIDKAKCSGKEHLIANEVAILRRVRHPSIILLIEEVDTPTELYLVMELIKGGDLFDAITSSTKYTERDASAMVYNLTGALKYLHRMSIVHRDIKPENLLVCEYPDGTKSLKLGDFGLATVVEGPLYTVCGTPTYVAPEIIAETGYGLKVDIWAAGVITYILLCGFPPFRSERNQQEELFEQILLGRLEFPSPYWDNISASAKDLIGKMLQVNVSTRYTAEEVLSHPWVLDDAILENMMSETSGAVEAEHVHDSTVAEAQNRAQDRLRGVSEGLAEEKNP